One Mycolicibacterium rufum genomic window, CCTGGTCGAGGATGTCGGCGATCTTCTTGCGCAGGGGCTGCGGGTCGATGCCGTGCTCTTCGTTGTAGGCGATCTGTTTGGCCCGGCGCCGCTCGGTCTCGTCGATGGCCTGCTTCATCGAGTCCGTCATCGTGTCGGCGTACATGTGGACCTCGCCGGAGACGTTGCGCGCCGCGCGGCCGATGGTCTGGATCAGGCTGCGCGGCGACCGCAGGAACCCTTCCTTGTCCGCGTCGAGGATCGCCACCAGGGACACCTCGGGAAGGTCTAGCCCCTCGCGGAGCAGGTTGATGCCGATCAGCACGTCGTACTCCCCCAGCCGCAGCTGTCGCAGCAGCTCGACGCGGCGCAACGTGTCCACCTCGGAGTGCAGATACCGAACGCGGATGCCCATCTCCAGCAGGTAGTCGGTGAGGTCCTCGGCCATCTTCTTGGTCAACGTAGTGACCAGCACCCGCTCATCGCGCTCGGTGCGCTTGCGGATCTCCCCGATCAGGTCGTCGATCTGGCCCTTGGTCGGCTTGACGATGACCTGCGGATCGACCAGACCGGTCGGGCGGATGACCTGCTCGACGAATTCACCGCCGGTCTGGCTGAGCTCGTAGGGGCCCGGTGTGGCCGACAGGTACACCGTCTGTCCGATACGGTCGGCGAACTCCTCCCACGTCAGCGGGCGGTTGTCCACCGCCGAAGGCAGCCGGAACCCGAAGTCGACGAGGTTGCGCTTGCGCGACATGTCGCCTTCGTACATGCCGCCGATCTGCGGCACCGTCACGTGCGACTCGTCGATGACCAGGAGGAAGTCCTCCGGGAAATAGTCCAGCAGGGTGGCCGGCGCCGAACCGGCGGGACGACCGTCGATGTGCCGCGAGTAGTTCTCGATGCCCGAACAGAACCCGACCTGGCGCATCATCTCGACGTCGTAGTTCGTGCGCATCCGCAGCCGCTGCGCCTCCAGCAGCTTGCCCTGACCCTCCAGTTCCTTGAGACGATCCTCGAGCTCGGCCTCGATGGTCGAGATCGCCTGCGCCATCCGTTCCGGTCCTGCCACGTAGTGCGTCGCGGGAAACACCCGCAGCGAATCGACCTGACGGATCACGTCGCCGGTGAGGGGATGCATGTAGTAGAGAGCCTCGACCTCGTCGCCGAAGAACTCGATCCGGACGGCCAGCTCCTCGTAGGACGGGATGATCTCGACGGTGTCGCCGCGCACCCGGAACGTACCGCGGGTGAACGACATGTCGTTGCGGGTGTACTGCACATCGACCAACAGCCGCAGCAGCGCGTCGCGGGGCACCTCGTCGCCGACCGTGAGCTCGACCGAGCGGTCCATGTAGGACTGCGGCGTGCCCAGCCCGTAGATGCACGACACCGACGCCACCACCACGACGTCGCGGCGCGACAGCAGGCTCGAC contains:
- the uvrB gene encoding excinuclease ABC subunit UvrB; the encoded protein is MAFATEHPVLAHSEYRPVDQVVRAGARFEVVSEYQPAGDQPAAIEELERRIRAGERDVVLLGATGTGKSATTAWLIERLQRPTLVMAPNKTLAAQLANELREMLPHNAVEYFVSYYDYYQPEAYIAQTDTYIEKDSSINDDVERLRHSATSSLLSRRDVVVVASVSCIYGLGTPQSYMDRSVELTVGDEVPRDALLRLLVDVQYTRNDMSFTRGTFRVRGDTVEIIPSYEELAVRIEFFGDEVEALYYMHPLTGDVIRQVDSLRVFPATHYVAGPERMAQAISTIEAELEDRLKELEGQGKLLEAQRLRMRTNYDVEMMRQVGFCSGIENYSRHIDGRPAGSAPATLLDYFPEDFLLVIDESHVTVPQIGGMYEGDMSRKRNLVDFGFRLPSAVDNRPLTWEEFADRIGQTVYLSATPGPYELSQTGGEFVEQVIRPTGLVDPQVIVKPTKGQIDDLIGEIRKRTERDERVLVTTLTKKMAEDLTDYLLEMGIRVRYLHSEVDTLRRVELLRQLRLGEYDVLIGINLLREGLDLPEVSLVAILDADKEGFLRSPRSLIQTIGRAARNVSGEVHMYADTMTDSMKQAIDETERRRAKQIAYNEEHGIDPQPLRKKIADILDQVYREADDTDAAVEVGGSGRNASRGRRAPGEPGRAVSAGVFEGRDTANMPRAELADLIKDMTAQMMAAARDLQFELAARIRDEIADLKKELRGMDAAGLK